In Micromonospora sp. WMMA1363, a genomic segment contains:
- a CDS encoding M28 family peptidase, whose protein sequence is MAEPPTPTVDHAPAGAPPRVPATDRTLTRPRRRLVAAAATLVALVAVGAAALIDLRTPAPRPPDAPPGEFSAARAYAHVQVIAAGAHVAGSPANDQVREHLLGVLRGLGMETEVQDTVAAEAGQLSGAAGGTTLARVRNVVARLPGTDPTGKVFLVAHYDSVQSGPGGNDDAAGTSTILEVARALTAGPPPRNDVVFVFTDAEEACLCGASAFASSHPLAAGGGVVLNLEARGSTGPVIMFETSERNAALVAAFGRAAPHPVGTSFAVEIYRALPNDTDFTAFLDEAGFAGLNSAYIDGGAIYHTPLDAPATVDRGSLQHHGDNTLALTREFGRVDLATLDAGHDATYFPVPGGLVRYPGWLTLPLALIALGGVVALGWLARRRGRATAGRLVAGFGLALVPLVVAPLAATLLWAGVTAVRPGYAGLLDPYRPTWYRLAVVALAAAVLFTWYALTRRRVGPAALAIGALGWLALFGVLLAVLVPGGAYLATLPALAGALAGLVALATRIDGPWPVVAQTLAGAVAVVLLLPTVVLLFPALGMDLGGVAALVTVLLGLAALPVVDLLHPPADGQHGPVAVRARRLGGLPAAAATLATVVFAGIGLAVDRFDAGHPVPTHLMYALDTDTGQARWLSHEAEPQPWTDGYVDGPVSLAADFPIFGDEELLAGPAQPADLPAPALDVLADTTAGSERTLRLRLAPQRAVRLATLHVDTGTATVLRAEVAGRSVPVEPRAGRWGFGVVFHAPPAEGVEVTLTVIPRADRVALRVMDASDGLAALPGFRPRPPDVSVAGSHSSELLAVARTYSL, encoded by the coding sequence GTGGCCGAACCTCCCACCCCGACCGTGGACCACGCGCCGGCCGGCGCACCGCCGCGCGTACCCGCCACCGACCGCACGCTCACCCGGCCCCGCCGGCGCCTCGTGGCCGCCGCGGCCACGCTGGTCGCGCTCGTCGCCGTCGGCGCCGCCGCCCTGATCGACCTGCGCACCCCCGCGCCACGGCCGCCCGACGCGCCGCCGGGCGAGTTCAGCGCCGCCCGGGCGTACGCGCACGTACAGGTCATCGCCGCCGGCGCCCACGTGGCCGGCAGCCCCGCCAACGACCAGGTCCGCGAGCACCTACTCGGGGTGCTGCGCGGTCTCGGCATGGAGACCGAGGTGCAGGACACCGTCGCCGCGGAGGCCGGCCAGCTCAGCGGGGCGGCCGGCGGCACCACCCTGGCCCGGGTGCGCAACGTGGTGGCCCGGCTGCCCGGCACCGACCCGACCGGGAAGGTCTTCCTCGTCGCCCACTACGACTCCGTGCAGTCCGGGCCCGGCGGCAACGACGACGCCGCGGGCACCTCGACGATCCTCGAAGTGGCCCGCGCGCTCACCGCCGGCCCGCCGCCCCGCAACGACGTCGTCTTCGTGTTCACCGACGCCGAGGAGGCGTGCCTGTGCGGCGCGTCCGCGTTCGCGTCGAGCCATCCACTGGCCGCGGGCGGCGGAGTCGTGCTCAACCTGGAGGCGCGCGGCAGCACCGGGCCGGTGATCATGTTCGAGACGTCCGAGCGGAACGCCGCACTCGTGGCGGCCTTCGGCAGGGCCGCGCCGCACCCGGTGGGCACCTCGTTCGCGGTCGAGATCTACCGTGCCCTGCCGAACGACACCGACTTCACCGCCTTCCTCGACGAGGCCGGCTTCGCCGGGCTGAACTCGGCCTACATCGACGGCGGGGCGATCTACCACACCCCGCTGGACGCCCCGGCCACGGTGGACCGGGGGAGCCTCCAGCACCACGGCGACAACACTCTCGCGCTGACCCGCGAGTTCGGCCGGGTCGACCTGGCCACCCTCGACGCCGGGCACGACGCCACCTACTTCCCCGTCCCCGGGGGACTGGTCCGCTACCCAGGCTGGCTGACGCTGCCGCTGGCGCTGATCGCGCTCGGTGGCGTTGTCGCGCTCGGCTGGCTCGCCCGGCGTCGGGGCCGGGCGACCGCCGGCCGGCTCGTCGCCGGCTTCGGACTGGCGCTGGTGCCGCTCGTGGTCGCTCCGCTCGCCGCCACCCTGCTCTGGGCCGGGGTCACCGCGGTGCGCCCCGGCTACGCCGGACTGCTCGACCCGTACCGGCCGACGTGGTATCGGCTCGCCGTGGTGGCACTCGCCGCCGCCGTCCTGTTCACCTGGTACGCGCTGACCCGCCGTCGGGTCGGTCCGGCCGCGCTGGCGATCGGCGCGCTCGGCTGGCTGGCCCTGTTCGGGGTGCTGCTCGCCGTGCTGGTGCCCGGCGGGGCGTACCTCGCGACCCTGCCGGCGCTGGCCGGCGCGCTGGCCGGGCTGGTCGCACTGGCCACCCGGATCGACGGCCCGTGGCCGGTGGTCGCGCAGACCCTGGCCGGCGCGGTGGCGGTGGTGCTCCTGCTGCCCACCGTCGTCCTGCTCTTCCCCGCGCTCGGTATGGACCTCGGCGGCGTCGCCGCGCTGGTCACGGTGCTCCTCGGCCTGGCCGCACTACCCGTGGTCGACCTGCTGCACCCGCCGGCCGACGGGCAGCATGGGCCGGTGGCCGTCCGGGCCCGCCGGCTGGGCGGGCTGCCGGCCGCCGCCGCGACGCTGGCGACGGTGGTGTTCGCCGGGATCGGGCTCGCCGTCGACCGGTTCGACGCCGGGCACCCCGTGCCCACCCACCTGATGTACGCACTCGACACCGACACCGGCCAGGCCCGCTGGCTCAGCCACGAGGCCGAGCCGCAGCCGTGGACGGACGGGTACGTCGACGGCCCGGTCTCGCTCGCCGCGGACTTCCCGATCTTCGGGGACGAGGAGTTGCTGGCCGGCCCGGCCCAGCCGGCCGACCTGCCCGCGCCGGCGCTGGACGTGCTGGCCGACACCACCGCCGGCAGCGAACGCACGCTGCGGCTGCGGCTCGCCCCGCAGCGCGCGGTCCGCCTGGCCACCCTGCACGTGGACACCGGCACGGCAACGGTCCTGCGCGCCGAGGTGGCCGGCCGGTCCGTACCGGTCGAGCCACGCGCCGGTCGCTGGGGTTTCGGGGTGGTCTTCCACGCCCCGCCGGCCGAGGGCGTCGAGGTGACGCTGACGGTGATCCCGCGGGCGGATCGGGTGGCGCTGCGGGTGATGGACGCCAGCGACGGTCTGGCCGCCCTTCCCGGCTTCCGCCCCCGCCCGCCCGACGTCAGCGTCGCGGGATCGCACAGCTCCGAGTTGCTCGCGGTCGCCCGCACCTACTCGCTCTGA